The Bombus fervidus isolate BK054 chromosome 3, iyBomFerv1, whole genome shotgun sequence genome includes a window with the following:
- the LOC139985588 gene encoding nose resistant to fluoxetine protein 6-like: MLELLWTILAHVILFRLHVTANKSHLFMMVGEVSLQLVNNTTFAVDTFFFMSGFLASYAFLKENQKMEGVPSITERANMFLERIMKRYVRLTPAYFVIILIAILNFTWHDHVSALLPFEDCSAMCSKYWWTNILYINNFYKWEDLCLIWSWYLPNDMQFFVFGSFLLTLSMTHYNIAMGIGVVSLVSSIASVAYIGYTLNYEPTLDGQYKTLTYLYIRPWCRISPYLIGMATCHLLTKCNYKLRLSKKFLVLGWTLAILCNCSILFTPLNQNMPLNLAVLYLALSRTGWALGIAWLVVACTTNHGGIVNKILSLDIFVILGKLTYGAYLLNPVTILLAYSLNYYVFYVNIVNFGMYSVTMVICSFSASILLSATIEMPFISLVGLYISARRKTNEVDTNKLV, from the exons ATGTTGGAATTGCTATGGACTATACTGGCACATGTGATCCTGTTCAGATTGCATGTTACGG CTAACAAATCGCATTTGTTCATGATGGTCGGCGAAGTATCCTTACAACTAGTAAATAATACGACGTTCGCGGTGGATACGTTTTTCTTTATGAGTGGTTTTCTGGCGTCTTACGCTTTTCTGAAGGAAAACCAAAAAATGGAGGGAGTACCGTCTATAACAGAAAGGGCGAATATGTTCCTTGAAAGAATTATGAAACGATATGTTAG GCTCACACCTGCATATTTCGTCATTATACTCATAGCGATATTGAATTTTACGTGGCATGATCATGTCTCAGCACTTCTTCCCTTTGAGGATTGCAGTGCTATGTGTTCCAAATATTGGTGGACAAATATACTTTACATAAATAACTTCTACAAGTGGGAGGATCTA TGTCTCATATGGAGTTGGTACTTGCCCAATGATATGCAGTTCTTCGTATTTGGCAGTTTTCTTCTAACTTTATCGATGAC GCATTATAATATTGCCATGGGTATAGGCGTTGTTTCGCTAGTTTCATCAATAGCATCTGTCGCTTATATAGGATACACTCTTAATTACGAGCCTAC TTTAGACGGACAATATAAAACGCTGACATATCTTTATATACGACCGTGGTGTAGAATATCGCCTTACCTCATAGGAATGGCTACATGTCACCTTCTTACGAAATGCAACTACAAATTACGGCTATCGAAA AAATTCTTAGTCCTTGGTTGGACCTTGGCAATTCTGTGTAATTGCTCGATTCTATTTACTCCCCTGAACCAAAATATGCCCTTAAACTTAGCCGTTCTTTATTTGGCCCTCAGCAGAACGGGCTGGGCACTCGGTATTGCCTGGCTGGTAGTTGCATGCACCACGAATCATGGCG GTATCGTGAACAAAATCTTATCGCTAgatattttcgttattttggGTAAATTAACGTATGGTGCTTATCTCCTTAACCCTGTTACTATACTTCTGGCTTactctttaaattattatgttttCTACGTTAATATCGTCAACTTT GGTATGTACTCCGTTACAATGGTTATATGTAGTTTCAGTGCTTCTATTCTGTTATCCGCAACAATCGAAATGCCGTTTATATCACTAGTGGGATTGTATATTAGTGCAcgaagaaaaacgaacgaagTTGATACCAATAAATTAGTCTGA
- the LOC139985570 gene encoding uncharacterized protein isoform X2, with product MKCGRISWIWLFFLSLTSFYGPMQAIPLDPMTTRKILPVYAVLENADLLNSSRCRTQIDEFRNAVDNQILWALRALDISGVPSRGFLIGNNYWLGDRQDCKLFSENRTVLLSEKIRKNNSIYRNPNEEYSPFEFQYFIARARHNSTMQYHIEVEDEDLITLGLCLPASCSTDNVATMLDKVFRNETLFVGKLFNIHFKLIEVSDLVDDHQWLLSVKMISIIGILLSLCATVIAATIYDVFVHRKRLNKKRGRLMFESNNEIEFDNVREDNRETDNEDPAPPKSAMQNRISQHLLCFSVLTSVEEIFKLEKSGDKLRIFYGLKTLTMVTHGLYIRWTTIYSHKS from the exons ATGAAGTGCGGAAGAATTTCGTGGATATGGTTATTCTTTCTATCCTTAACAAGCTTTTACGGGCCAATGCAAGCGATTCCGCTAGACCCGATGACAACGAGGAAGATACTTCCAGTGTACGCAGTTTTGGAAAATGCTGATCTTCTAAATTCCAGCAGATGTCGGACGCAGATAGATGAATTCCGTAATGCGGTGGATAACCAGATACTTTGGGCTCTAAGAG CGTTGGATATCAGTGGAGTGCCATCCAGAGGATTTCTTATCGGGAATAATTATTGGTTAGGAGACCGACAAGATTGCAAGCTTTTCTCTGAAAATCGCACGGTACTTCTTTCGgagaaaatacgaaagaacAATTCGATATACCGGAACCCGAATGAAGAATATTCACCGTTTGAGTTTCAGTATTTTATTGCACGTGCGCGGCACAACAGCACTATGCAATATCATATAGAAGTAGAAGACGAA GATTTGATCACGCTTGGACTTTGCTTACCGGCATCCTGCAGCACAGACAATGTTGCCACTATGCTTGATAAAGTATTTCGTAATGAGACACTTTTCGTTggaaaactttttaatatacacTTCAAGCTGATCGAAGTCTCCGATTTGGTGGATGATCATCAATGGCTACTCTCTGTGAAAATGATCTCCATCAT AGGAATTTTGCTATCGTTGTGTGCTACCGTAATAGCGGCGACAATATACGACGTTTTCGTCCATCGAAagcgtttaaataaaaaaaggggAAGGCTTATGTTCGAAAGTAACAACGAGATAG AATTTGACAACGTAAGAGAAGACAACCGCGAAACCGACAACGAGGATCCGGCACCCCCCAAGTCGGCAATGCAGAATCGTATCAGCCAACATCTTCTGTGCTTTTCAGTTCTCACCAGTGTAGAGGAAATATTTAAGCTGGAAAAGAGTGGAGATAAACTACGCATATTCTACGGTTTGAAAACGTTAACAATG GTAACACATGGCTTGTATATACGGTGGACGACAATATACTCTCACAAATCATAA
- the LOC139985570 gene encoding nose resistant to fluoxetine protein 6-like isoform X1, with protein MKCGRISWIWLFFLSLTSFYGPMQAIPLDPMTTRKILPVYAVLENADLLNSSRCRTQIDEFRNAVDNQILWALRALDISGVPSRGFLIGNNYWLGDRQDCKLFSENRTVLLSEKIRKNNSIYRNPNEEYSPFEFQYFIARARHNSTMQYHIEVEDEDLITLGLCLPASCSTDNVATMLDKVFRNETLFVGKLFNIHFKLIEVSDLVDDHQWLLSVKMISIIGILLSLCATVIAATIYDVFVHRKRLNKKRGRLMFESNNEIEFDNVREDNRETDNEDPAPPKSAMQNRISQHLLCFSVLTSVEEIFKLEKSGDKLRIFYGLKTLTMVWIIVGHVLFFGFHVLSKK; from the exons ATGAAGTGCGGAAGAATTTCGTGGATATGGTTATTCTTTCTATCCTTAACAAGCTTTTACGGGCCAATGCAAGCGATTCCGCTAGACCCGATGACAACGAGGAAGATACTTCCAGTGTACGCAGTTTTGGAAAATGCTGATCTTCTAAATTCCAGCAGATGTCGGACGCAGATAGATGAATTCCGTAATGCGGTGGATAACCAGATACTTTGGGCTCTAAGAG CGTTGGATATCAGTGGAGTGCCATCCAGAGGATTTCTTATCGGGAATAATTATTGGTTAGGAGACCGACAAGATTGCAAGCTTTTCTCTGAAAATCGCACGGTACTTCTTTCGgagaaaatacgaaagaacAATTCGATATACCGGAACCCGAATGAAGAATATTCACCGTTTGAGTTTCAGTATTTTATTGCACGTGCGCGGCACAACAGCACTATGCAATATCATATAGAAGTAGAAGACGAA GATTTGATCACGCTTGGACTTTGCTTACCGGCATCCTGCAGCACAGACAATGTTGCCACTATGCTTGATAAAGTATTTCGTAATGAGACACTTTTCGTTggaaaactttttaatatacacTTCAAGCTGATCGAAGTCTCCGATTTGGTGGATGATCATCAATGGCTACTCTCTGTGAAAATGATCTCCATCAT AGGAATTTTGCTATCGTTGTGTGCTACCGTAATAGCGGCGACAATATACGACGTTTTCGTCCATCGAAagcgtttaaataaaaaaaggggAAGGCTTATGTTCGAAAGTAACAACGAGATAG AATTTGACAACGTAAGAGAAGACAACCGCGAAACCGACAACGAGGATCCGGCACCCCCCAAGTCGGCAATGCAGAATCGTATCAGCCAACATCTTCTGTGCTTTTCAGTTCTCACCAGTGTAGAGGAAATATTTAAGCTGGAAAAGAGTGGAGATAAACTACGCATATTCTACGGTTTGAAAACGTTAACAATGGTATGGATTATTGTGGGGCACGTATTATTCTTCGGATTTCATGTTCTGAGtaagaaatga
- the LOC139985400 gene encoding nose resistant to fluoxetine protein 6-like codes for MRVLGMLWIVLGHLIMFSLYAMANKALYNMLGGEILNEIINNPTFPVDTFFFMSGFLSTYNFLKEQQKLRRISSIKERANIFLQIIMKRYIRLTPAYFVVILIAILTFTWHDHVSTSFLFEYPSDRCSKYWWTNILYINNLYNWNDICLTWSWYLPNDMQFFIFGIFLLLLSITHYNIAIGLGVFSVVSSILSVSYVGYNINYQPTLDDLYHMGTDFYIRPWCRISPYIIGIATCLFLTKYNFKLHLSKKSLFVGWTLVSLCNGTILFGLDNRNIPLYLSILYLGLSRTGWALSTAWVVVVCTTNNAWIVKKLLSLDIFIVLSKFTYGIYLVNPILIILAITSQYYPFYFDNVTIGILFVAIVLCSFGVSIVLFLIAEMPFISLLKLCSSVPKKKKEVGDGKVL; via the exons ATGAGAGTGTTGGGAATGCTATGGATTGTTCTTGGACATTTGATCATGTTCAGCCTTTATGCTATGG CTAACAAAGCACTTTACAACATGTTGGGCGGTGAAATACTCAACGAAATCATAAATAATCCGACGTTTCCGGTGGACACGTTTTTCTTTATGAGTGGTTTTCTGTCGACTTATAATTTTCTCAAGGAACAACAAAAATTGAGGAGAATATCGTCTATAAAGGAAAGGGCGAATATATTCCttcaaataattatgaaacgaTATATTAG GCTCACACCCGCATATTTCGTCGTTATACTCATAGCGATATTGACTTTCACCTGGCATGATCATGTCTCAACATCTTTTCTCTTTGAGTATCCAAGTGATAGATGTTCCAAATATTGGTGGACTAATATACTTTACATAAACAACTTATACAACTGGAATGATATA TGTCTCACATGGAGTTGGTACCTGCCCAATGATATGCAGTTCTTcatatttggtatttttcTCCTATTGTTATCGATCAC GCATTACAATATTGCCATTGGCTTAGGCGTTTTTAGCGTAGTATCATCGATACTATCAGTCTCTTATGTAGGATACAACATTAATTACCAGCCTAC GTTAGACGACTTATATCACATGGGGACAGACTTTTATATACGACCGTGGTGTAGAATATCGCCATACATCATAGGAATAGCCACATGTCTCTTTCttacaaaatacaatttcaaattacatttatcAAAA AAAAGCTTATTCGTTGGTTGGACCTTGGTATCTTTATGTAATGGTACGATTCTCTTCGGACTCGATAACAGGAACATACCCTTATATCTATCCATTCTTTATTTGGGCCTCAGTAGAACAGGCTGGGCACTGAGTACTGCCTGGGTGGTAGTTGTATGCACTACGAATAATGCCT GGATCGTGAAGAAGCTCTTATCCCTAgatattttcattgttttgaGTAAATTTACGTATGGTATTTATCTTGTAAACcctattttgataattttggcTATAACTTCACAATATTATCCTTTCTACTTTGATAACGTCACCATT GGTATTCTGTTCGTTGCAATCGTTCTTTGTAGCTTCGGTGTTTCTATTGTGTTATTCCTAATAGCCGAAATGCCGTTTATATCACTCCTGAAATTATGTAGTAGTGtaccaaaaaaaaagaaagaagttgGTGATGGTAAAGTTCTTTGA